A DNA window from Bos javanicus breed banteng chromosome 10, ARS-OSU_banteng_1.0, whole genome shotgun sequence contains the following coding sequences:
- the LOC133255963 gene encoding olfactory receptor 6S1, with protein MGKIMAPGGNQSSGVTEFILAGFPNLNSTKAELFSVFLLIYLLTLTGNVLIVGVVGADTRLQTPMYFFLGNLSCLEILLTSVIIPKMLSNFLSRQNTISFAACITQFYLYFFLGASEFLLLAVMSVDRYLAICHPLHYPLLMNGAVCFRVALACWVGGLLAVLGPTVAVVLLPFCEQDAVVQHFFCDSGPLLHLACTNTKELEETDFVLASLVIIASLMITAVSYGHIILAVLRIPSASGRQKAFSTCTSHLMVVTLFYGSAVFLYVRPSQSGSVDTNWAVTVVTTFVTPLLNPFIYALRNERVKQALKDVFKKVIAGFWWHLSLARSFNKKIVS; from the coding sequence ATGGGAAAGATAATGGCTCCTGGTGGAAACCAGAGCAGTGGTGTGACCGAGTTCATCCTGGCGGGTTTCCCAAATCTCAATAGCACAAAAGCAGAactgttttctgtcttccttcttaTTTATCTGCTGACTCTAACAGGTAATGTGTTGATCGTTGGGGTGGTAGGAGCTGATACTCGCCTGCAGActcccatgtacttctttctAGGTAATTTGTCCTGCCTAGAGATTCTGCTCACTTCGGTCATTATTCCCAAGATGCTGAGCAATTTCCTCTCAAGGCAAAACACTATTTCCTTTGCTGCATGTATTACCCAGTTTTATCTCTACTTCTTTCTTGGGGCCTCTGAGTTCCTACTGTTGGCTGTCATGTCAGTGGATCGCTACCTGGCCATCTGTCATCCTCTGCACTACCCCTTGCTCATGAATGGGGCTGTGTGCTTCCGAGTGGCCTTGGCCTGCTGGGTCGGGGGACTCCTTGCAGTACTTGGCCCCACAGTGGCTGTGGTCTTGCTTCCTTTCTGTGAACAGGATGCTGTGGTGCAGCACTTCTTCTGTGACAGTGGTCCTTTGCTCCACCTGGCATGCACCAACACCAAGGAGTTGGAGGAAACTGACTTTGTCTTAGCTTCTCTTGTCATCATAGCCTCACTGATGATAACTGCCGTGTCCTATGGTCACATAATCCTGGCTGTCCTGCGCATCCCCTCAGCTTCAGGCCGGCAGAAGGCTTTCTCTACCTGCACCTCCCACTTGATGGTGGTGACCCTCTTCTATGGAAGTGCCGTTTTTCTATATGTGCGGCCATCACAGAGTGGCTCTGTGGATACTAACTGGGCAGTGACAGTGGTAACAACATTTGTGACACCGCTGCTGAATCCATTCATCTATGCCTTACGTAATGAGCGAGTAAAACAAGCTTTGAAGGACGTGTTTAAGAAGGTAATAGCAGGATTTTGGTGGCATCTTTCACTTGCTAGAAGTTTCAACAAGAAAATAGTGAGTTGA